In Acidisarcina polymorpha, the DNA window TTCGAGTTGAAGTGGGGACGGACGGCTTCAGGCTCTTCAGAGGCAGCGGCCGGCAGCGGCTCCGCTGGCCCACGCCCACTGGAAGTTGAAGCCTCCGAGTTGACCGGTTACATCGACAACTTCGCCAATGAAGAAGAGCCCGGGGATGCGTTTGCTCTCCATAGTCTTGGCGGAGAGTTCAGCGGTATCGACTCCTCCGGCAGTGACCTCGGCTTTGTCATAGCCCTCGGTGCCATCGGGGTCGAAGGGCCAATGGTGAAGCCGGTTTTCAAGCTGCTGGATGGCGGCGTTCGTCCACCTGGAGGGAGTCGCGAGGTCGACCAGGCGATCGGCAAGCCGTGCGGGGAAGGTTTCCCGGAGCGTAGCTTTCGCCGCGTTCGCATCGCGGCGAGTGTTGGTGGCAAGGAGGCTGGTGAGGGCCGGCTTCTCTGGCGCCCAGTCGACGCTGATTGCCTCGCTTTCCTTCCAGTAGGAGGAAAGCTGAAGAATCGCAGGGCCGCTCAGACCGCGATGCGTGATGAGCAGCTTCTCGCGAAATTGCTGCCTGCCGGTAGAGGCGATGACTTCCGCCGAAAGCCCGGCCAGATCGCACCAATCCTGTTGATCGCTTTGCTCGAGCAGGAATGGTACCAAGGCCGGCCGACACTCCTGAATTGCGATTCCAAATTGCTCGGCTATCTGGTAGCCGAGGGAGGTCGCTCCCATCTTGGGGATGGAAAGGCCACCTGTGGCAATCACCAACGCCGGAGCCAGGAATCCAGAGGCTTTAGTGTTTACCAGGAAGACTTCCTCCTTCTCGACACGCTGTATGTGCTGGTTCAGGAAGATTGCAACGCCTGCTTCGGCGCACTCGGCGAGCAGCATGGCGAGGATCTCTTTTGCCGAGCCATCACAGAAGAGCTGACCTAGAGTTT includes these proteins:
- a CDS encoding NAD(P)/FAD-dependent oxidoreductase, translating into MCAIEAGKRGRRVAVLDHGDRPGKKILISGGGRCNFTNLHCRPENFLSANPHFARSALARFTPQDFLALVEKHNIPYHEKTLGQLFCDGSAKEILAMLLAECAEAGVAIFLNQHIQRVEKEEVFLVNTKASGFLAPALVIATGGLSIPKMGATSLGYQIAEQFGIAIQECRPALVPFLLEQSDQQDWCDLAGLSAEVIASTGRQQFREKLLITHRGLSGPAILQLSSYWKESEAISVDWAPEKPALTSLLATNTRRDANAAKATLRETFPARLADRLVDLATPSRWTNAAIQQLENRLHHWPFDPDGTEGYDKAEVTAGGVDTAELSAKTMESKRIPGLFFIGEVVDVTGQLGGFNFQWAWASGAAAGRCL